The genomic segment ATAATGACCCTGACTGCACTTAGGGAATCCCCGGAAAATAAAATATCTGTCAGGCAAATGAGCCGTAGGGGCGACCGGCCGGTTGCCCCTACATATGGGGGTAGATTATTTGTTTGGAATTACCTTACGGTTTTTTCTTTTGGACAAGGCGTTAAGCCTGGACTGGAATTGGAGTAAAACTCCTCTGGATTTGCCTGTCATTAATCATAATTCAAATTGTTTGACTTTTCGCCTGATGATTGTTAAAATTCTTAATAAAGCTGGCTGTTTGATTCCAAAGGGAGAAATACTATATGGAAAAGGAATTAATAATATGGAAGCCATAAATTGGAAACCGGATCATATTTTAACGAATATATTAACGAAATTTGCAAATGATCATGGCAAGTCACCAGAGGTTATTATTACAGAAGCGGTCAGGAAATATCTGAATATTCAAAATACTGAACATCCTCATACAAAGTGTGATCCTTTAATAGGACTCTTTTCAGGACCGGAAGATTTATCTAAAAAATCGGAAGACATTCTTCACGAGAATATTAAAAATAAATCAGGCTGGACATGGAAAGAAAAATCGTAATAGCAGATACAGGGTTTGTTGTAGCCCTGCTTAACCGCTCAGATGCCGCTCATCAAGCAGTGGTTAAAAATTATAAACAATTCAAGAAAATATTATTACCTCAAACTGTTTTAGCAGAGGTAGCGTATCTTACAGGCAAAGCAGCAGGGATTACTGTTGTAGCCTCTTTTTTAAGGGGTTTACATGCAAGCAAATTTTTCCTGACAGAGTTGTCAGGCAATGATATTAGCAGAGTTGCTGACATACTTGATAAATATGCAGACAGTCGTATGGATTTTGTAGATGCAAGTGTTATGGCTGTTGCAGAACGTTTTAATATTACGATTGTTTTAATTCTGGATCAGCGTGATTTCAGGCTGTATCGCCCGCGCCATTGTCAAAGTTTTGAAATTTTGCCTTAATCAAAGTAGAAAATTCCTCCCCCCATAATACATTTCATACCCAATTTTTCAACTCATCCATATACAAGTATCCTGGCACTCATGCTTCTGGTAAATTATATTGTGGTATTTTACCTGGTAACTCATACAACCCTTACAGTATCCCAGTTTTGGCAAATAGTTTAAGTGATTTTGGGAGTGAAGGTCGCTTCTTTCAATATTTGGTTTGATTAAGCAATCAGACCCCTTTTTTTTATTTCCTGGTGTAAATAAATGCATTAATCATAATTCAAACTGTTTGACTTTTCTCCTGGAGATTATTAAAATTCTTAATAAAGCTGGTACAGATGATGTTGGAGATGCGATATTTCAGATTGCGGGCTGTAAGCCAAAGTATTATTACTAATTCTGTCAACATTTTATAACAGAATCTTACAAAGACAATATAGAATTTCTCAGGTAAAAATTTTCACGCTGTCTGATTCCAAAGGGAGAAATGTAATATGGAAAATGTATATATACTAAATGCAATGCTCCTTGACAGCAAAACAATTCAACTTTTTGAAGATTATCCTGTTAAAGAAAAAGAAATACAATTAATTATAGTTCCCAGGAAAGATTTAAAAGCCAAAAGAAAAGCCGGGCTTCTGAAGGGAAAGATAAGAATGTCAGAAGATTTTAATGAACCTTTGGAAGAAATGAAAATTTATATGGAAGGATTAAGAAAACCAACATGACACAAGAATCCCACGACCATAATTTCAAAAACCTGCTTCTTGATTTTCCAACACAAGCCCTGGAATGGATTCTGCCTGACACACTCAATCAATTCGGCAGTATTCAGGATATTATTTTTATCCGCCAGGAGCCAAAAAAATATAAACTTTCGGATTCACATCTTGCTTTGGATATGCCCATTCTATTCAATTTTGAAAAACGTCAGGTACTTTTATGGCTGGTTGAATTCCAGGAAGAGAAGTATAAATTTTCAATTTATAGACTTCTCCACTACACAACTGATATGAAAGAAGCCTTTCCCAATGCCCTGTTAATCCCCACAGTTTTGTTTACAGACCGGGTAAAATGGCGCAAAGATGTTGAAAGAGAACTCCACAGCAGTTTTAATAACCGTACCTTTCTGCATTTTGAATATGTCAAGATTAAATTGTTTGATTATAATGCCAGGGATTATTATAATTCAAATAATCCTCTTGTAAGAATCCTCCTGCCAAAGATGAATTATAGATCTGAAGAACGGGGACAAGTTATTAGGGAGGCTTACAAAGGTTTATATCAACTGACAAATTCAGCATTATTTGAAAAATATACTGATTTTATAGATGCTTATGCTGAAGTCAGCGAGGATGAGCGGGAATGCCTGTATCATGAATTAATAGAACATAAGGAGACATCCATGCTTGCACAATATATTAGAGATAAGGGAATCCATCAAGGGCAAATGGGACTTTTATGTAAACAATTTTCAAGAAAATTTAACATTGCCCCTGAAATGTTTGCATATCATTTGAAAAATCTCAATCCAAATGCAGTAACAGAACTTGGAGAACGGATTTTTGAATGGGAATCATTTGAACAGATTAAGGAATGGATAAAAAGCCGCAAGACCGAACAATAGTTTGTTTACTTCATCCTAACTCATAGCCCCTATGAACAAGTCAACGACCAAAGAGAGTTATATAAAAAGTGTTGTAGTATCACGCATAATAATAATGAACCACAGATTACACAGATTAACACAAATATATTAAAATTTAAATCTGTGTAATCTGTGGTAAAAAAAAG from the Desulfonema limicola genome contains:
- a CDS encoding type II toxin-antitoxin system VapC family toxin; protein product: MERKIVIADTGFVVALLNRSDAAHQAVVKNYKQFKKILLPQTVLAEVAYLTGKAAGITVVASFLRGLHASKFFLTELSGNDISRVADILDKYADSRMDFVDASVMAVAERFNITIVLILDQRDFRLYRPRHCQSFEILP
- a CDS encoding DUF2281 domain-containing protein, with amino-acid sequence MENVYILNAMLLDSKTIQLFEDYPVKEKEIQLIIVPRKDLKAKRKAGLLKGKIRMSEDFNEPLEEMKIYMEGLRKPT